The following proteins are co-located in the Rippkaea orientalis PCC 8801 genome:
- a CDS encoding NAD(+) kinase, with amino-acid sequence MELKQVIIAYKAADAQSKSWAQTCARQLEARDCKVLMGPSGFKDNPYPVFLSSVTEKIDLAIVLGGDGTILASARQLAPEGIPILAVNVGGHLGFLTEPFELFQNTENVWDRLQGDRYAVQQRMMLEARLFEGDKINPKPSSERFYCLNEMCVKPASIDRMPTAVLEMELDGEVVDQYQGDGLLVATPTGSTCYTASANGPIVHPGMDAIAVTPICPLSLASRPIIIPPRSVVDIWPLGDNELNTKLWTDSSLATSIWPGQWVRVHMADCVAKFIILQEHYSFYQTLREKLQWAGARIHYDNNHRSN; translated from the coding sequence GTGGAACTCAAACAAGTCATTATTGCCTATAAAGCCGCAGATGCTCAAAGTAAATCTTGGGCTCAAACCTGTGCTCGACAACTAGAAGCGCGGGACTGTAAAGTATTGATGGGTCCAAGTGGCTTTAAAGATAACCCCTATCCCGTATTTTTGTCCTCAGTCACCGAAAAAATTGACCTAGCGATTGTTTTAGGGGGAGATGGGACGATTTTAGCCTCTGCGCGACAATTAGCCCCAGAAGGCATCCCCATCCTTGCGGTGAATGTCGGGGGTCATCTGGGGTTTCTCACCGAACCCTTTGAACTGTTTCAGAATACCGAGAATGTCTGGGACAGACTACAAGGCGATCGCTATGCGGTACAACAGCGTATGATGTTAGAAGCGCGTCTATTTGAAGGGGATAAAATCAACCCCAAACCCAGTAGCGAACGGTTTTATTGTCTCAACGAAATGTGCGTTAAACCTGCTAGTATTGACCGAATGCCCACGGCGGTGTTAGAAATGGAATTAGACGGGGAAGTGGTGGATCAGTATCAAGGGGATGGGTTATTGGTAGCAACTCCGACCGGATCGACTTGTTATACCGCTTCAGCTAATGGTCCAATTGTGCATCCCGGGATGGATGCGATCGCCGTAACTCCCATTTGTCCCCTGAGTTTAGCGAGTCGTCCGATTATTATTCCCCCGCGATCGGTGGTAGATATTTGGCCGCTAGGGGACAATGAACTCAACACAAAATTATGGACAGATAGTTCTTTAGCTACGTCTATCTGGCCAGGACAATGGGTAAGGGTTCACATGGCTGATTGTGTCGCAAAATTTATTATTTTGCAAGAACATTATTCTTTTTATCAAACCCTACGGGAAAAATTACAATGGGCTGGCGCAAGGATTCATTATGATAATAATCATCGCAGTAATTAA
- the rpsD gene encoding 30S ribosomal protein S4, with product MSRYRGPRLRVVRRLGELPGLSRKNPRRAYPPGQHGQARKKRSEYAIRLEEKQKLRFNYGVTEGQLIRYVKKARRATGSTGQKLLELLEMRLDNTVFRLGMAGTIPAARQLVNHGHITVNGKVVDIPSYQCRPGEVIAVRNQERSRRLVEANMQYPGLANLPSHLEFDKNTLTGKVNAVIEREWIALQINELLVVEYYSRKA from the coding sequence ATGTCTCGTTATAGAGGACCACGTCTGAGAGTTGTTCGACGACTGGGGGAACTCCCTGGATTAAGTCGGAAAAACCCCCGTCGCGCTTATCCCCCTGGACAACATGGACAAGCGCGTAAAAAGCGTTCAGAATACGCTATCCGACTCGAAGAAAAGCAAAAACTTCGCTTTAACTATGGGGTAACAGAAGGGCAGTTAATTCGATACGTCAAGAAGGCACGGAGAGCCACGGGTTCTACGGGTCAGAAACTCCTAGAATTGCTAGAAATGCGCCTGGATAATACGGTTTTTCGCCTAGGAATGGCTGGAACTATTCCCGCAGCGCGTCAATTAGTGAATCACGGTCATATCACTGTTAATGGTAAAGTAGTGGATATTCCCAGTTATCAGTGCCGTCCTGGGGAAGTGATCGCAGTTCGCAATCAAGAGCGTTCTCGTCGTTTGGTAGAAGCGAATATGCAATATCCAGGGTTAGCTAACCTACCGAGTCATTTGGAGTTTGACAAAAATACCCTAACCGGTAAAGTTAACGCGGTGATTGAACGGGAATGGATTGCTTTGCAAATTAATGAATTGTTGGTCGTTGAATATTATTCTCGGAAAGCGTAG
- a CDS encoding phosphoglycerate kinase, with protein MTKKSIVNLSPADVAGKRVLVRVDFNVPLDGATITDDTRIRAALPTIKDLIEKGAKVILCSHFGRPKGQVVESMRLTPVATRLSELLGQPVVMCDDCIGDSVTAAINQLQNGQVALLENLRFHAEEEANDPEFAQKLAANADLYVNDAFGTAHRAHASTEGVTHYLSPNVAGYLIEKELNYLQAAIENPQRPLVAIIGGSKVSSKIGVIETLLEKCDKLIIGGGMIFTFYKARGLNVGKSLVEDDKLELAKSLEAKAKEKGVDFLLPTDVVLADNFAPDANAKTVSIDAIEDGWMGLDIGPESVKVFQAALADCKSVIWNGPMGVFEFDKFAKGTEAIAHTLAELTGKGTITIIGGGDSVAAVEKVGVADKMSHISTGGGASLELLEGKVLPGIAALDEV; from the coding sequence ATGACCAAAAAGAGTATCGTAAATTTATCTCCGGCTGACGTAGCTGGAAAGCGGGTTTTAGTCCGTGTTGACTTCAACGTTCCTCTCGATGGGGCAACCATTACCGATGATACCCGTATTCGGGCAGCCTTACCTACCATTAAAGATTTAATCGAAAAAGGGGCTAAAGTCATCCTCTGTAGCCATTTCGGTCGTCCCAAGGGTCAAGTGGTCGAGAGTATGCGTCTGACTCCCGTAGCGACACGCTTGTCTGAATTGTTGGGACAACCCGTCGTGATGTGTGATGACTGCATCGGAGACTCCGTAACCGCGGCCATTAATCAACTCCAAAATGGTCAAGTCGCTTTACTCGAAAACCTCCGCTTCCACGCAGAGGAAGAAGCAAATGACCCGGAATTTGCTCAAAAATTAGCTGCTAATGCTGATTTATACGTTAATGACGCATTTGGAACTGCTCACCGTGCCCATGCTTCTACCGAAGGGGTAACGCACTATCTGAGCCCCAATGTGGCTGGTTATTTAATTGAAAAAGAACTAAATTATCTCCAAGCAGCAATTGAAAACCCCCAACGTCCTTTAGTTGCTATTATCGGCGGTTCTAAGGTTTCTAGCAAAATTGGTGTTATTGAAACCCTGTTAGAAAAATGCGATAAATTAATCATTGGCGGAGGGATGATTTTTACCTTCTATAAAGCCCGTGGGTTAAATGTTGGTAAGTCTTTAGTTGAAGATGATAAGCTAGAGTTAGCAAAGTCTCTTGAAGCTAAAGCCAAAGAAAAAGGCGTTGATTTCTTATTACCGACTGATGTTGTTTTAGCCGATAATTTTGCCCCCGATGCTAACGCTAAAACCGTTAGTATTGATGCCATTGAAGATGGCTGGATGGGTTTAGATATTGGACCTGAATCGGTTAAAGTATTCCAAGCGGCCTTAGCTGATTGTAAATCCGTGATTTGGAACGGACCAATGGGGGTCTTTGAATTTGATAAATTTGCCAAAGGAACCGAAGCGATCGCTCATACTTTAGCTGAGTTAACTGGTAAGGGAACCATCACCATTATTGGTGGAGGAGACTCCGTTGCTGCCGTAGAAAAAGTCGGCGTTGCTGACAAAATGAGCCATATTTCTACTGGAGGTGGCGCAAGTTTAGAGTTACTCGAAGGTAAGGTATTACCGGGTATTGCTGCTTTAGATGAAGTCTAA
- a CDS encoding PAS domain S-box protein, giving the protein MKNSFNLFIELPFYDKGLGQNTSVEQVIIVLTSLMIVFLMGVMLWQWYSLKQLNNQLKNEIITLQQDQKFLLEEKREELRTILEILPDLFFRMNSDSTILDYRGESKSELYVSPELFLGKPMIEILPEPVAQAWRDAIAQVLGSNTLVTLEYQLSTSNAEQYYEARLVPFAHQQIIAIVRNISQQKQTEINLKKSQDFLQTIINYLPVALFVKDGKPEKFGQLLLVNKACEEMMGLVSSQVVGKTGHDLFPADQANFYEQKDREAFANGVPEDIPEEPIDSYNAGKKILHTIKVPLYDQNNDPEYLVCISEDITRQKKAEIDLEKSHNILRTISLAQSQFIADTVPQILFNDLLENLLNLTDSEYGFIGEILYSAQGKPYIEEAHMKTRGQPYLKTHAITNIAWNEETRQFYAENSPHGMEFYNLKTLFGAVITTGQPVIANHPATDPRRGGLPEGHPSLDTFLGLPFYHDNQLVGMVGIANREQGYDIELVEYLQPFLTTCANLIKAYRNERSRQQAEKEREVSENKLKALLKYSSDIVSVFDEQGQLIYTSPAVEKIYGFSPEELQNKNTFELIHPDDRSEVRNAFCQLLEDPKNTIRVHYRYQTKNQRFIWIETVASNQLQNPNIQGIVVNSRDISHRKESEEALRVSEERFRQLAENIREVFWMIDVSTVNPTEQRTLYVSPAYQQVWGHKPEELYENPRQWIQAVHPDDFERISHEFFDKLLITGFDHEYRIIRPDGTIRWIRDRGFPIKNQVGEFCRVTGLAEDITKQKQTEEEIRGLNAALAEQNRQLEQRVAQRTAELEMLFNTLPDFVFVVERETMKLSFCNQMFAQGIGFTNRSEVEGKTIFECFPTEMANYFAQQNEQVFNSGEILHVEEKVCLPNGDRYFDTYKVPLRTPQGEIYALLGTGRDMTELVNTKKVLMQRTTQLELANQELDSFCYSVSHDLRAPLRHIHGFVNALKQQLMINNTLEDPKVLHYLEVIENSSQKMAHLIDGLLTLSRVGRRELVLHTVDLNAVVKTAINLLSPLENKTHTIKFEVGKLPTVQGDNALLQQVFTNLLDNALKFSRDRNPISIKINTLEDGTIFISDNGVGFDMEYADQLFGAFQRLHSQAIFEGTGIGLSIVQRIIHRHGGHIWAESQVDKGATFYFTLPLKSDKVGS; this is encoded by the coding sequence ATGAAAAATTCATTTAACTTATTTATTGAATTACCCTTCTATGATAAGGGATTAGGCCAAAACACTTCTGTTGAACAAGTCATCATCGTCTTAACCAGCTTGATGATCGTTTTTCTCATGGGAGTTATGCTGTGGCAGTGGTATTCTTTAAAACAGTTAAATAATCAACTCAAAAACGAAATTATAACACTTCAGCAAGACCAAAAATTTTTGTTAGAAGAAAAGCGAGAAGAATTACGAACCATTTTAGAAATTTTGCCCGATTTATTTTTCCGTATGAACTCAGATAGCACCATCTTAGACTATAGGGGAGAGTCAAAATCTGAGTTATATGTCTCACCAGAACTGTTTCTCGGAAAACCCATGATAGAGATTTTACCTGAACCCGTTGCTCAAGCGTGGAGAGACGCGATCGCTCAGGTATTAGGCTCCAATACTCTAGTCACTCTAGAATATCAGTTATCAACATCTAACGCAGAGCAATATTACGAAGCGCGGTTAGTCCCTTTTGCTCATCAGCAAATTATCGCTATTGTTCGCAATATTAGTCAGCAAAAACAAACGGAAATTAACCTCAAAAAATCACAAGATTTTTTACAAACTATTATTAATTATTTACCCGTTGCCCTTTTTGTTAAAGATGGAAAACCAGAAAAATTCGGTCAATTATTATTAGTCAATAAAGCTTGTGAAGAGATGATGGGATTAGTTTCCTCTCAAGTTGTTGGAAAAACAGGTCATGATTTATTTCCCGCAGATCAGGCAAACTTTTATGAGCAAAAAGATCGAGAAGCTTTTGCAAATGGAGTTCCTGAAGATATTCCAGAAGAACCCATTGATAGCTATAATGCAGGTAAAAAAATTCTCCATACCATTAAAGTTCCTCTGTATGATCAAAATAATGATCCCGAATATTTAGTCTGTATTTCTGAAGATATTACTCGACAAAAAAAAGCAGAAATTGATCTTGAAAAAAGTCATAATATTTTGCGAACGATTAGCTTAGCGCAGTCTCAATTTATTGCTGATACCGTTCCTCAGATTTTATTTAATGACTTATTAGAAAATCTTTTAAACTTAACAGATAGTGAATATGGCTTCATTGGAGAAATTCTTTACTCAGCACAAGGGAAACCTTACATTGAAGAAGCACACATGAAGACACGGGGGCAACCTTACCTCAAAACCCACGCAATAACCAATATTGCCTGGAATGAAGAAACCAGGCAATTTTATGCAGAAAATTCACCTCATGGCATGGAATTTTATAATTTAAAGACCCTATTTGGGGCAGTGATTACCACCGGTCAACCCGTAATTGCCAATCATCCAGCGACTGATCCCAGACGCGGGGGTTTACCCGAAGGACACCCTAGTCTTGACACTTTCTTGGGACTGCCATTTTACCACGATAACCAGTTAGTAGGAATGGTGGGGATTGCCAACCGCGAGCAAGGTTACGATATTGAGTTAGTGGAGTATCTGCAACCGTTTTTGACCACTTGCGCTAACCTGATTAAAGCCTACCGCAATGAGCGAAGTCGTCAACAAGCAGAAAAAGAACGAGAAGTCAGCGAAAATAAGCTAAAAGCCCTCTTAAAATATTCCTCGGATATTGTTTCCGTTTTCGATGAACAAGGGCAGTTAATTTATACCTCTCCTGCGGTTGAGAAAATCTATGGCTTTTCTCCTGAAGAACTGCAAAATAAAAATACCTTTGAGTTAATTCACCCCGATGATCGTTCAGAAGTCAGAAACGCTTTTTGTCAGCTATTAGAAGACCCTAAAAATACGATTAGGGTTCACTATCGCTATCAAACCAAAAATCAACGATTTATTTGGATAGAAACGGTTGCCAGCAATCAATTGCAAAATCCTAATATACAAGGCATTGTGGTCAACTCTAGGGATATTAGCCATCGCAAAGAATCAGAAGAAGCCTTACGGGTCAGTGAGGAACGATTTCGCCAATTAGCCGAAAATATCCGCGAAGTTTTTTGGATGATTGATGTTTCTACCGTCAATCCCACCGAACAAAGAACCCTTTATGTTAGTCCCGCTTATCAACAGGTTTGGGGACATAAACCAGAGGAACTATACGAAAATCCACGTCAATGGATACAAGCTGTTCATCCTGATGATTTTGAACGAATTAGTCATGAATTTTTTGATAAATTGCTGATCACTGGCTTTGATCATGAATATCGGATTATTCGACCCGATGGAACTATCCGTTGGATTCGTGATCGCGGGTTTCCCATCAAAAATCAAGTGGGCGAATTTTGTCGGGTGACGGGTTTAGCTGAAGATATTACAAAACAAAAACAAACCGAGGAGGAGATTAGAGGATTAAATGCGGCTTTAGCTGAACAAAATCGTCAATTAGAACAACGAGTGGCACAACGTACCGCAGAATTAGAAATGTTGTTCAATACATTGCCAGATTTTGTCTTTGTGGTAGAACGGGAGACCATGAAACTCTCCTTTTGCAATCAAATGTTTGCTCAGGGGATTGGGTTTACTAATCGTTCTGAGGTCGAAGGAAAAACAATTTTTGAGTGTTTTCCTACTGAAATGGCTAACTATTTTGCTCAACAAAATGAACAAGTTTTTAACTCAGGAGAAATCCTCCATGTTGAAGAGAAGGTTTGCTTACCGAACGGCGATCGCTATTTTGATACCTATAAAGTTCCCCTCAGAACCCCCCAAGGGGAAATTTACGCGCTTTTGGGAACGGGACGAGATATGACAGAATTAGTCAACACTAAAAAAGTGTTAATGCAACGCACCACGCAATTAGAATTAGCTAATCAAGAATTGGATTCTTTTTGTTATTCGGTGTCCCATGATTTACGAGCACCTTTGCGACATATTCATGGTTTTGTCAATGCTTTGAAACAACAATTAATGATTAATAATACCCTTGAAGATCCTAAAGTTCTTCATTATCTAGAGGTGATCGAAAATAGTAGTCAAAAAATGGCTCATTTAATTGATGGGTTACTGACTTTATCGCGGGTAGGAAGACGTGAATTAGTATTACATACGGTGGATCTTAATGCTGTTGTGAAAACGGCAATTAATTTACTATCTCCTTTGGAGAATAAAACCCATACGATTAAATTTGAAGTAGGGAAATTACCCACCGTTCAAGGGGATAATGCTCTATTACAACAAGTCTTTACTAATTTATTAGACAATGCCCTTAAATTTAGCCGCGATCGCAATCCCATTAGCATTAAAATTAATACCTTGGAAGATGGAACAATTTTTATTTCTGATAATGGGGTGGGTTTTGATATGGAATACGCTGATCAACTGTTTGGGGCATTTCAACGCTTGCATTCTCAAGCAATCTTTGAAGGAACAGGGATTGGTTTATCGATTGTTCAGCGCATTATTCACCGCCATGGTGGCCATATTTGGGCAGAAAGTCAGGTAGACAAGGGAGCCACTTTTTATTTTACTTTACCCCTTAAAAGCGATAAGGTTGGCTCATAA
- a CDS encoding cyclase family protein, with the protein MLRTPYYKIIILMVCMLLILVGFPAPSHANDLPLKQRWNPSSFGQNDQVGSVNWITDKKVLDSLKLVKKGKVTTLGKVYQTDSPFVGERNWKLIIPGVPTGGPIGQNEIVYNDEYVMAELGQVGTQFDGLGHVGVKTSKGNYFYNGNFLEEFGTSYGLTKLGVEKIGQIGYVTRGVLLDIAGYRGIDRLPIPQGKSPNDPGIITVEDIKGAIKKQKIDPIKPGDVVIFNTGHGQYWGKDWDSLSPEQKAKNKEIFNSGEPGPAFTACRYLSSLKIAMVGSDAWGTEALPGENVNRPLDCHIEWMVKNGITNIENLDVSQLLEDKVYEFMFVFAPLKMKGATGSPGNPIAIY; encoded by the coding sequence ATGCTAAGAACTCCTTATTACAAAATCATTATTCTAATGGTCTGTATGTTATTAATTCTTGTTGGATTTCCTGCACCTAGTCATGCCAATGATCTCCCCTTGAAACAACGGTGGAATCCTTCAAGTTTTGGGCAAAATGATCAAGTTGGCTCAGTTAATTGGATTACTGATAAAAAAGTATTAGACTCTCTAAAATTAGTTAAGAAAGGCAAGGTTACTACTTTAGGAAAAGTTTATCAAACGGATAGTCCTTTTGTTGGAGAACGCAATTGGAAATTAATTATTCCGGGTGTACCTACAGGGGGACCCATCGGACAAAATGAGATTGTTTATAACGACGAATATGTCATGGCAGAATTAGGTCAAGTTGGCACTCAATTTGATGGATTAGGTCATGTTGGCGTTAAAACGTCTAAGGGGAACTATTTTTATAATGGTAACTTTTTAGAAGAGTTTGGAACTTCCTATGGTTTAACAAAATTAGGAGTAGAAAAAATTGGACAGATCGGCTATGTTACTAGAGGTGTTTTATTAGATATTGCGGGATATCGAGGCATTGATCGCTTACCCATTCCTCAAGGAAAAAGTCCTAATGATCCTGGCATTATTACGGTTGAAGATATCAAAGGAGCGATTAAAAAACAAAAAATTGATCCCATTAAACCCGGAGATGTCGTTATTTTTAATACCGGTCATGGTCAGTATTGGGGAAAAGATTGGGATAGTTTAAGTCCTGAACAAAAAGCCAAAAATAAAGAAATTTTCAATTCAGGTGAACCGGGTCCTGCTTTTACTGCGTGTCGCTATTTATCAAGTTTAAAAATTGCTATGGTGGGGTCAGATGCGTGGGGTACTGAAGCATTACCCGGAGAAAATGTTAATCGTCCTTTAGATTGTCATATTGAATGGATGGTCAAAAATGGAATTACTAATATTGAGAACCTTGATGTTAGTCAATTGTTAGAAGATAAGGTCTACGAATTTATGTTTGTTTTTGCTCCCCTCAAAATGAAAGGAGCAACGGGTTCTCCAGGTAATCCAATTGCAATTTACTAA